The genomic DNA TACAGCCATAGCAGCACGAACAGCTGCCTGCCCCATTTCTTCACGCACATCCTGCGAAAGCACAGGACACGGCGCTTCCTCCAGCAGCTTCTGACGACGACGCTGCACAGAACAGTCCCGTTCGCCCAGATGCGCAACATTGCCGTGCTTGTCCGCTATGATCTGAATTTCCACGTGCTTCATACCGGTCAAATATTTTTCAAGATACACACCTGCGTTGCCAAACGCTTTTTGCGCTTCCTGCTGGGCGGTTGTAATTTGTTGAATAAGATTATCCTCATCCTCAGCGATACGGATACCTTTACCGCCGCCACCTGCGGTGGCCTTGATGATTACCGGATAGCCAATATCGCGAGCTATGGTTATGGCATCCTGCAAATCCTCCACCAGCCCGTCCGAACCCGGAATGACCGGAACCCCGGCATCCTTCATCGTCTGCTTGGCGACAGCCTTATCCCCCATTTTGTTAATCGCTTCTGGAGAAGGACCAATAAACGTAATATTGCAAGATTCGCAAATTTCAGCGAAGTCGGCGTTTTCAGCCAAAAATCCGTAACCTGGATGGATCGCATCACATTCAGTCAATGTCGCAACGCTCATCAGGTTCGTAAAATTCAGGTAGCTGTCCTTGGACAGGGTCGGTCCGATACAGTAAGCCTCGTCTGCGAGACGCACATGTAACGAATCCTTGTCGGCTTCCGAATACACGGCAACCGTCGAAATATTCATTTCGCGGCAAGCGCGAATGATACGAACCGCAATTTCTCCACGATTCGCAATCAATACTTTTTGAAATGTCATGACTTTATCCTCCCTGGGAGCAGCCTTGCTGAACCCTCAAACAGAGGGTTCAAGCGAGCGTCTTACTCCGGTTTCACAAGGAACAATGGCTGGCCATACTCGACCAACTGTCCGTTTTCGGCCAAAATTTCCACAATTTCGCCCTTCACTTCAGCTTCCAACTCGTTCATCAGCTTCATTGCCTCAATAATACACACCGTTGTTTTCTCGCCTACTTTACTGCCGGTACTCACATACGGAGCCGTATCCGGGGATGAAGAACTATAGAAAGTGCCCACCATCGGAGATACGATTTTATGTAGATTGCTCGCATATTCCTTAGTCTCCCCAACAGATGTATGTCCTGAATCGGACGACTGTGCTTGTGGGTTCGGAATAGCAGCTTGTGGTGCCACCGTATAAGTAGGTGCTGCCACAGGAGCCTGTACCGTAACAATCTCGCTTTTGCCCGGTTTACGGATCAGCAGGCGAGTTCCTTCATTTTCAATTTCAAGCTCATGTACAGACGTTTCATCCACCAGCTTGATCAATTCCTTAATCTCGCTTAATTTGAACATCTCTATTAATCACTCCTTCAGCATTTTGCCGGTTGCTGATAACATTGTTGAAACAGCTTTATGTATTATATCACAATCATTAAAAATAGAAAGAGCCCGGAAATGTGCAGAAATCCGGGCTTTTTCTCGATTTTTGTCTTATTGTGTAACATACTGGACGCTGATCTTGTCCTGCGTTACGTTCAATTCTTTCATGACTTTATCAACGATCGTTACCGCTTGTTTGGCATTCAGTTTTTCACTCAGAACCACTACCTTGTATTTATCAGCATCTTCCTCACGAACCACTGCATTGGCGAACTGCTGTTGAAGCTCTTCCTCAATTCCGGTGATTTTCGCCTGTTTGTCTTCCAGCACATGCAATTCTTTTTGTGCTTCTGCGGCTTTCTTGGCAGTGCTATCGTTCATTGCAGTCGTCAGCTCGTCATTTTTCTTTTGATTCGCCACATCCCGCTCCAGCAAGTAGTTGTCGATAACCGCAGCGGCCGTAGGCTTGGCGGCTTGTTCCGTTGCCACCTGATCGAGCACCTGCTGGTCCGTTTTCGCGGTGGATGCGGTTTTGTCGTCACTTTTTGCCGCAGGATCTGGGGCGGTAGCAGTAGTATTTTGACCCGATTTAGCAGACTCAGTAGTCTGGGTGGCGGCCGTATCTTTATTTTCGCCTGTAGTAGATTCGGTAGCAGGATCCGTTGCAGCAGCCTTGTCTGTCTTTGCGGAAGAGACAGTTCCTTCTCCGGTCACCTCTCCATTAGTCACCACTTCATTTACTTTCAGCTCGTTCAGTTGCTCTTCTGCCTTGCCTGTCGCTTCCTGGGCGGTATCCTGCTTAACCTTGCTCACTTGCTCACTATCCGCCACAGGCGGGTTAGCCGGGCTAGAGTCCTCTGTAAACAGATAGTACGCAGACAACACGACCATTAAACTCAGCATGGACACCAGCCAAACGGTTTGTCTTTTATTATTCATGTTCCGTCCTCCAATATCATTAAATTAGGATTTTCATTTATCCCTGCTTATGATTTCAATTATCCCTGCTTGCGCGGGACGACTGAAATTTTATAGGAAGGCACATTGAGGCCTTTCTGTACGGCATCCACAATCAACTGCTTCACGGTGGGGTTTTCTGCTCCCATCGCTACCACCAGCACTCCCCTCACCTGCGGCTTTACTTTTTTTGTAACAATCGGGGTGTGTTGACCTCCTGACGATTCATAGGTGACAATCTCTCCATCGCGTGTATATTGAGTGGTATGTCGCTGGCCGCCATTGGCATCCGTCTCGTTATTTTCTTCCTGCATATCCTTCACATTGCGCTGAACGATGACTTCCTCAGTGGAGTCAACCGTAACCATGACATCGACCGTCCCTACACCAACAATCTGCTCCAGCATCTGCTTCATATTATCTTCGAACACTTTCTCAATCCCGGCAAAGGAACTTTCCTCACCCCCCGTTGTCTGAAGTGAAGGTTCATTTTTCATCACGCCAGGCGGCTCCCGCCCCACGTTTTCAGGATCCACCTTTTTCACATTCACGAACGAATTAAAAAGCATGATCGCGACCCCGATAAGACCGAGAATAAGCAGCCAGCGAAATGAATTGAACCTTTTGGGTCCGTCTGCCCCCCCGCCCATCCATTGCTCCAACTTTTTCATCCATTTGCCCATTTCTGCTCACCTCCTGTTACCATTCATGTGTACCGTCCTGTGAAGAAAGCACCTGCACATTTTTGCTGTCGATCCCCCATTTTTCGTACAACAGTCTCGTAATTAAGCCGAAAGTTTGCGTATCTGCTGTCTTTTCACCATCAGAGCCTTCCGCATGGTTGTTGGCACCCTCTATCGTCCCCTTCTCTTGGTCCGATGCTTTTACAGGTGTTGGCTCTATGCGGATATTTACTGCTTTTTCAGCGACAGGCTCTACCATAATCGGCTTGGAGTCCGAACCTGGCGGGATATTCGTGCTTTTCTCCTTACGCCCAGCCTGCTGCTCCGCCAACTTAACCACGACCGACTGAATCCCCGTTCCAGCCTCCAGATCGGATGCTCCCTGCTTCATCTGAGCAAGCGTAACCTGAACCGATTGAACCGCAAGCCCGGTACTCTGCTCCAGTTGTCCCTTCATTTCCTTGGCGACCTCTTGGCCAGCCCATTGCATGGAGCTTTGCTCCTGTTGCCGCTTCAGCTTGTTGCCTTTTGCCAATATTTCCTCCAATGTCGGTTCGCCCTTGCCCGTCTCTGCCTGACGTTGAAGATCAAACGCGCGCCCCAGAAGCTCAGAGGGATTAGTACTCAGCAAACGCACGACCGGAGAAAGCAACGTCAGTAGAATAAGCAGGCTGAGTACGAGCTTGACATACCTTTCCATGGAACGGCTTGGCAAGATCATATCGATAAAAGAAGCCAGCAGCACAATCAGCACCAGTTCCTTAAGCCAGCCTCCCAGCCAGGTCACGTCACTCCCCTCCCCCCGTTTGATTTCCGATCATTCACTCACCTCATCATGACTGTCATATTGCCTGCCGCGAGCATGACTGTAATCGCAAGGAAGGACATTAAACCCACTGCCGCGAGCGCTGCGAAGACATAAATCATGCTTTTACCGATTGCGTCCAGGCATTCCACAATAGGCGTATCTCCCAAAGGCTGCATAATCGCTGCTGTGACTTTATAGATCAGGGCCAGCGTTAGAATCTTGAGAGCAGGAAAGGCGCAGAGGAACAGGATAACGATGACTCCCACCAGGCCAATAGCATTTTTCACGAGCAACGAAGCCGAAATGACCGTATCTGTCGCATCTGCCAGCGCCTTGCCAACCACCGGAACAAAGCTGCCTGTAATATACTTGGCCGTGCGGATCGTTAATCCGTCAGTTACAGACGATGTCAAGCCCTGTACGGAAATGACACCCAGAAAAATGGTCAGCAGCACCCCCAGCACCCCTACTCCGGCGTTACGCAGCAGATCGGCTAACTGGGTCAGCTTGTATTTGCCTGTCAGTGAGTTGACCAGATACAACACCGCCGAGAAGAACAGCAGCGGGAACACCAGCGTATGAATGACCGTCCCGACCGTGTTGATCATAAATACAATCAGCGGGTGGGTGACCGAAACGGTTACGACGTTACCCATCGAAGCCAACATGGTAAACAGCAGGGGCAGCATCGCCATCATAAACTGAATCATGCTGTCAATGGCTTCCTTTGCATAACCGATCGCTACACTAAAGCTGTTAATCGCCAGGATGATAATGACCATGTAGACAATGGCGTAGGCGACTTTGCTGACCTGATTACTTTCAAAAGCGCTTTGCAGCGTTTCCAGCACCATACTCATAATGCTGAGCATGACAATGGTTACGAGCAGCTTGGCATTCACCCGAATTTCGTGGATGAAAAAATCGGCTATGGCGCTCAATACACCTTTAATGCTGAACCCTTCACCGCCCGGAAGCAGCATATCCATGAAGGAAGGCGTTTTTTGATCAGGGAAAAATCCGCCATATTGCTGCATCAGCCCGTCCCAATAATGCTCTACCTCATCTTTGGGCATCTGCTCCGCCTGTTGTCTGATCCATTCATTCGCAGGTGTATCTGCAAACATGACCACAGCCGAGGCACACCAGAGACATAGCAGCAAAATGGCAACCACTTTGAGATTCGGCATGCCCTCCAGCCTTTTCATGGCATCACCCCCTCAGGCGGGCATCAGCTTCAGAATCGTATCAATGATAATGCTGATAATCGGGATGGCCAGCACCATAATGAGCACCTTTCCTGTAAGCTCAATTTTGGAGGCAATCCCGTCTTGTCCCGCATCCCGAACCACCTGCGCTCCAAATTCGGCAATATAAGCGATACCAATAATTTTCAGCACGGTTTTAAAATAAATCATATCCATGCCCGATGACCTTGCCAGACGCTCCAGCACAGCAACCACGGACCCAATCTTGCCAATCAACAGTAAAAAAATGACGATTCCCGCAGCTGTCGCAATCAGAAAAGCAAACATCGGCTTCTGTTCCTTAATGACCAAAATAAGAACTGTGGCAATCAGGGCGAAGCCGACCACCTGAATGATTTCCATGTGTCCACCTACTGAAAAAGAAAGATAGATTTGATCTCTTGCAGAAGGTCATCCAGCATTCGTACCACCATGAATAGCACCACCACAAAGCCAATGACCGTTACCCAGTGGGCCATGTCTTCTTTGCCCATTTGCTTGAGTACGGTATGAATCATGGCGATAATAATGCCAATTCCGGCAATCTGAAAAATAGCGTTCACTTCTAAATTCATTCGAGCACCCCGCTAATAGATCAAAATGACGATCAATGCTCCGATCAGCAGTCCCAGGCTTCTGCTCATGCGCTCGTATCTCACCTGATCCGCTTGCGCCTGCGCTTCCTCATGGGATAGCTGCTGGATGGTTAGCGCAATGTGCTTGATCTGGTCTTCACGGTCGCTGGTTCCGAGACTGTAAGCTAGCTGCCGCATCGCTTCTTTCTCGGCCTGCTGCATACTGGAGCGGCTCCACGAGGCTTCAATCGCTTTATGCAGGCTTTCTCTGGCGGTCAGCCCAAAGGAGGGGTGCATCCAGTGTGAGGCTTGCTTGAACAAGGTTCGCAGCGGCTCCCGCAACGGCTCTCCCGTCTTGGCAAAAGCATCCGGTAGCGGCGACACCCCGTAGGAAACCTCGGTGGTCAGCCTTTGCAGCGCGAGAATCAGCTCTCTGATCTGCCTCGGCCTCAGCGCAAACTGCCTTGCCCGCTGCCAGCCAGCCAGCGTAGCGGCGAGTATAACCAACGTGGCACCCAGTAGCTTAAGCATAGAATATGCCTCCGTTCTGCCCTTCCGCAGACAGTGTCAGCCTGCGCTGTTTGGCATCTGCCAGCCGGAAGGAGACGCCCCGGCTCGTCCGCTCCAGCATGACGTAGAGCTGAAACAGCTCCTGTCCTGTAGTCAATCCGGCAAAAGCAGGCCGGGTCGCCATTTCAGCCACATCACGTCCATGCGCGGAAGCAATGACTGCGATCCCCGCATGAAGCGCTTCACGCACCGCTTCGGCATCCTCAGGTCGGCCGATTTCATCGACGATCAGCACATCTGGCGACATGGAACGAATCATCATCATCATGCCTTCTGCTTTCGGACATCCATCCAATACGTCGGTTCGAGGTCCAACATCAAAACCGGGAATGCCCTTGTGACTGCCGGCAATCTCCGAACGTTCATCTATAATGCCTACCTTGAGCCCGCTTCGACGCCCCCCATTACTTTCCATCCCCCCGTAGCTTAGTTGCCGGGCCAAGTCCCTAAGCAGTGTTGTTTTACCATGCTGAGGCGGGGACAAGATGAGGGTATGAAGGATTTTACCGGATTTTCGATCCGCTACATAAGGCAATATGCGATCAGCTATACCGGGAATCGCTCGGGCAATTCTTACATTAAAGCTGCTTATATCCCTCAAATGCTCCACTCGCCCTCTGCTCAGCACCGTTCTCCCCGCCAACCCGATCCGGTGACCCCCGGGAATGGTAATAAACCCTTTGCGAAGCTCCTCCTCCATGGTGTACAGGGAATGATTGCTAATAAAATCCAGCAAACGGTGGGCATCCTCCCGGTCCGGCTTATAGGCTTCCATATGGTTCACAGTCAGCCGACCGGCGGACGTTACAAAATGATGTTCACCATTTGTATTAATTTCCAGCGGCCTTCCTTCCCGGACCCGAATTTCCTCCAGTTGCTTGAATACCGTTTCCGGAAGCTTTCCGAGTATACCGTGCAACGGTTCGGGAAATAACTCCAGCCA from Paenibacillus sp. FSL R10-2782 includes the following:
- the accC gene encoding acetyl-CoA carboxylase biotin carboxylase subunit, with amino-acid sequence MTFQKVLIANRGEIAVRIIRACREMNISTVAVYSEADKDSLHVRLADEAYCIGPTLSKDSYLNFTNLMSVATLTECDAIHPGYGFLAENADFAEICESCNITFIGPSPEAINKMGDKAVAKQTMKDAGVPVIPGSDGLVEDLQDAITIARDIGYPVIIKATAGGGGKGIRIAEDEDNLIQQITTAQQEAQKAFGNAGVYLEKYLTGMKHVEIQIIADKHGNVAHLGERDCSVQRRRQKLLEEAPCPVLSQDVREEMGQAAVRAAMAVQYSGAGTLEFLLGPDNQFYFMEMNTRIQVEHPVTEMITGVDLIKEMILVAEGHPLSFTQEEVTINGWAMECRINAEDPDRNFMPAPGKIGFYLPPGGPGVRVDSAAYPGYSIPPYYDSMIAKLIVWAPTRQEAIAKMKRALSEFAIEGIPTTISFHQRLLEHPTFVKGDFDIKFLEENEV
- the accB gene encoding acetyl-CoA carboxylase biotin carboxyl carrier protein; translated protein: MFKLSEIKELIKLVDETSVHELEIENEGTRLLIRKPGKSEIVTVQAPVAAPTYTVAPQAAIPNPQAQSSDSGHTSVGETKEYASNLHKIVSPMVGTFYSSSSPDTAPYVSTGSKVGEKTTVCIIEAMKLMNELEAEVKGEIVEILAENGQLVEYGQPLFLVKPE
- a CDS encoding SpoIIIAH-like family protein; protein product: MNNKRQTVWLVSMLSLMVVLSAYYLFTEDSSPANPPVADSEQVSKVKQDTAQEATGKAEEQLNELKVNEVVTNGEVTGEGTVSSAKTDKAAATDPATESTTGENKDTAATQTTESAKSGQNTTATAPDPAAKSDDKTASTAKTDQQVLDQVATEQAAKPTAAAVIDNYLLERDVANQKKNDELTTAMNDSTAKKAAEAQKELHVLEDKQAKITGIEEELQQQFANAVVREEDADKYKVVVLSEKLNAKQAVTIVDKVMKELNVTQDKISVQYVTQ
- the spoIIIAG gene encoding stage III sporulation protein AG — protein: MGKWMKKLEQWMGGGADGPKRFNSFRWLLILGLIGVAIMLFNSFVNVKKVDPENVGREPPGVMKNEPSLQTTGGEESSFAGIEKVFEDNMKQMLEQIVGVGTVDVMVTVDSTEEVIVQRNVKDMQEENNETDANGGQRHTTQYTRDGEIVTYESSGGQHTPIVTKKVKPQVRGVLVVAMGAENPTVKQLIVDAVQKGLNVPSYKISVVPRKQG
- the spoIIIAF gene encoding stage III sporulation protein AF, producing the protein MTWLGGWLKELVLIVLLASFIDMILPSRSMERYVKLVLSLLILLTLLSPVVRLLSTNPSELLGRAFDLQRQAETGKGEPTLEEILAKGNKLKRQQEQSSMQWAGQEVAKEMKGQLEQSTGLAVQSVQVTLAQMKQGASDLEAGTGIQSVVVKLAEQQAGRKEKSTNIPPGSDSKPIMVEPVAEKAVNIRIEPTPVKASDQEKGTIEGANNHAEGSDGEKTADTQTFGLITRLLYEKWGIDSKNVQVLSSQDGTHEW
- the spoIIIAE gene encoding stage III sporulation protein AE — protein: MKRLEGMPNLKVVAILLLCLWCASAVVMFADTPANEWIRQQAEQMPKDEVEHYWDGLMQQYGGFFPDQKTPSFMDMLLPGGEGFSIKGVLSAIADFFIHEIRVNAKLLVTIVMLSIMSMVLETLQSAFESNQVSKVAYAIVYMVIIILAINSFSVAIGYAKEAIDSMIQFMMAMLPLLFTMLASMGNVVTVSVTHPLIVFMINTVGTVIHTLVFPLLFFSAVLYLVNSLTGKYKLTQLADLLRNAGVGVLGVLLTIFLGVISVQGLTSSVTDGLTIRTAKYITGSFVPVVGKALADATDTVISASLLVKNAIGLVGVIVILFLCAFPALKILTLALIYKVTAAIMQPLGDTPIVECLDAIGKSMIYVFAALAAVGLMSFLAITVMLAAGNMTVMMR
- the spoIIIAD gene encoding stage III sporulation protein AD, whose protein sequence is MEIIQVVGFALIATVLILVIKEQKPMFAFLIATAAGIVIFLLLIGKIGSVVAVLERLARSSGMDMIYFKTVLKIIGIAYIAEFGAQVVRDAGQDGIASKIELTGKVLIMVLAIPIISIIIDTILKLMPA
- the spoIIIAC gene encoding stage III sporulation protein AC, giving the protein MNLEVNAIFQIAGIGIIIAMIHTVLKQMGKEDMAHWVTVIGFVVVLFMVVRMLDDLLQEIKSIFLFQ
- the spoIIIAB gene encoding stage III sporulation protein SpoIIIAB; amino-acid sequence: MLKLLGATLVILAATLAGWQRARQFALRPRQIRELILALQRLTTEVSYGVSPLPDAFAKTGEPLREPLRTLFKQASHWMHPSFGLTARESLHKAIEASWSRSSMQQAEKEAMRQLAYSLGTSDREDQIKHIALTIQQLSHEEAQAQADQVRYERMSRSLGLLIGALIVILIY
- the spoIIIAA gene encoding stage III sporulation protein AA; protein product: MEWLELFPEPLHGILGKLPETVFKQLEEIRVREGRPLEINTNGEHHFVTSAGRLTVNHMEAYKPDREDAHRLLDFISNHSLYTMEEELRKGFITIPGGHRIGLAGRTVLSRGRVEHLRDISSFNVRIARAIPGIADRILPYVADRKSGKILHTLILSPPQHGKTTLLRDLARQLSYGGMESNGGRRSGLKVGIIDERSEIAGSHKGIPGFDVGPRTDVLDGCPKAEGMMMMIRSMSPDVLIVDEIGRPEDAEAVREALHAGIAVIASAHGRDVAEMATRPAFAGLTTGQELFQLYVMLERTSRGVSFRLADAKQRRLTLSAEGQNGGIFYA